A region of the Drosophila subobscura isolate 14011-0131.10 chromosome J, UCBerk_Dsub_1.0, whole genome shotgun sequence genome:
CGTTAAAGGACGGAAATCTGGAGGAACTAGGACACTAGAGGAccgagacagcgagagagaatcaCGCAGGAGATGCAGTGGAAAGTAGTGACAATAATAACCCTGTAAGGAGAGATATCGGGGAAATATGTACGTGTGAGTAGAGTGACGTGAAATGgagaagaaataaaacataagaaaCCCTCAAAGGGAGaacgaaaagtgaaacaatACAATGGTGAGCGGTGAAATGGGCAATTATTAGAAGAGAGATAGTATGGTACATTGGCCATGGCAGTGGATTCGAGTTATTCGGACCAAAACGAACAgaataatgcaaaataaatggtCAGAGGGGAGTGAGGAGAAAAGAGTGCAAAAGTGTCGTGGAAAAATTTTGAGCGGTTCGATCGTGCGGTTCGATCGTTGCGGTTCGATCGGCCGCGGTTCGACCGAGTGTGGGTCGAGCGGATGCGGTTCGACAGCGAGTCGAGCAGTTGCCGTCGGTTTGACGTCAGGCCGAGGGGCCGATACGATCATAGAATCGGGTGCATGAGTAATTGTGCCAAtgattcggtttggttcgacGGAAGCGAGGCCAAACACTCGGTTGGGTCGAGTCGAGCATCGAACGGTCGAagatgacacacacacagcatagaGACagggccaaaacaaaaaaaaaaaaaaaaaaaaaaaaaaaacaaagaataaaaCACCGAAAATGGTGAGGGGCAAGACCCCGCGAGGGAGGCGATGTAATTAAAAGAGATGTAATCCAAGTCGCTCACATGCGTAGGGCAAAGTACTGTAACGCACAGTGCGGACGCCTAGTGTAGGGGCGACAAGGACAAAAGTAAAGAGTCGAGTACAAGTTCCAAGTCACTCACATGCGTAGGGCAAAGTACTGTAATACACAGTGCGGACGCCTAGTGTAGGGGTGACAGGGGGATGGAACAAGGAAATGCTACCAGGGAGACACGACTGTCCGCAATTGGTTACAGAtactgtaacgcacagtaCTGTGACTAGCTTCAGCGTGTAGGTAAAGAcacaaagtaaatgaaataaaaggtGAAGAGTCAATTGCTAGTTCCAAGTCACTCACATGCGTAGGGCAAAGTACTGTAATGCACAGTGCGGACGCCTAGTGTAGGGGTGACAGGAATATGGAACAAGGAAGCGCTACCAGGGAGACACGACTGTCCGCAATTGGTCGCAGAtactgtaacgcacagtaCGGTGACTAGCTTCAGCGTGTAGGTAGTAGGTAGGTAGgccacaaagtaaataaaaagacGCACATAAGGCGATCAAAGAACTATAGACGAAGAAGAAACCATTTCACAGCACACCACGTAATTGAAAAATTAGAATAAAAATACTCACTTAATCAATTACAGACTCCATTTCACGGGCACAAGGACACACAAGGAAACTAAATCTAGTATAAACGCTTAAGGACACACGCACCACGCACACACCTATACATATACCTACtaatacataagtacatatagaGATACACACGTAAcatcatacacacaaacactatAAATACGTAGAATAAGAAAAGAGAATATTCAAAATAGATTATATGTCAAgggaaagcagcagccaaagggtTATTCCGGTAGACACGGAAGCTTTAGTAGCTAGTGACGAGAATCAAGCACAATTAGAGATGAGTCAACCCAACAACGCAAGTGTGCTCGAAGCGGTTCGAGTCATAGAGCTGGTGGAGATTATACCAAAGTATGAAGGAAGTGTAGAGAAGTTAGATGGGTTTATATCAGCGGTAGAGCAGATATTAGGCCTCATAAAAGGTGAGGAAAGGTCAGCGGTAGGAACTATAGCCCTTAGGGCTATAAGAAGCAAGGTAATAGGAGCGGCAGATAGGACATTGGAGTTGAATGAGGTAGATTTGAATTGGGACAACATTAAAAAGGCATTGCTGTCTCATTTTAGAGATAAGAGATCCGAGCAGGATTTAATCATGGAACTTACACACATAAAGGAGAAAAAATTGGAGTTAGAGCCACTATATCAAAAGGTGTTGGAGTTAAGAAAGGCACTCGTCAGCTTGGGTAAGGCCAAAGAGCCCAACCCGTTGCTAAGGAGGGAAAAAACCAAATGGTATGAAGACATGACACTAAACGCCTTCCTCTCGGCTATAAAAGGGCCGATAGGGCTAACAATTAGGAATATCCATGTAGACGACATTTCAAAGGCATACGAAATAGCCtgtagagagagaaatgtcTATACTCTGGATGGGCCGGAACAGGGGGCAAAAAAGTACCTGACAACAGAGAACCAGGCTAAAGAAACTAAAGAACCTTTGGCGCAAGAGCTCGACAGGAAAGAAACTCAGACGCCAGGGGTGCACCGGGAAACGCCAGGCTGGCCACAGTACCAATGGGGAGTCAACGATCAATCATCGTTCGGTATGCCGTTCCCAATGAATAATGGAAGTGGTTGGCCAGGTTTTGGGTTCGTCTACCCAATGGGTGGAAACCCCTTCAGGGGAGCTCCCTTTATGCAGAACGAACAAGCAGGGTACACTAGGGGCCCAGGTCGGAACCAGCAGTATAGGAACCCTAGATGGGGCTACGACCAACAGAACAATGGAAGGCGTTGGGGACAGAACAATCGCCAAGAGCAATTAGCGATCCAGTCACCACAAGACGCAGGGAGAAGCGGACAGTCAAGGATGTCTAGAATGACAAATAACACAGGGCAGTCATATAACTCCAACAATTCCAGACAGTCGTACGCAGCACAGCAGACACCTAGTACCTCAACTAGAGTTAGCGGACAACCCGCAGTTGGTCAGCTACACAATATTCAGGAAGAGGACGGAAATTTTCTCCAGGCAGCCTCGAACAAAGCACAGGATACCTAGGAGAAAGGAAGAATCAGTCGACCCTGCCTTATATAGTGGTTAGGTTGGCAGCAAACAAGAATATTAAAATGCTTATAGACACAGGAtccacatttttctttcaTAAGACCAGAATTAATACCAGCAGAACACATTAGAAGATTAAAAGAGCCAATAAAGATAAAAACAATCGTACGATCCCACGAAGTACAGAAAGAGACAGTCCTAGCCATGTTCAGAGAACTAGGAGGGGTAGGAGAGATGAGACTGCTCCTCTTTAAGTTTCATCAGTTTTTCGATGGACTGGTAGGAATAGACATATTACAACAAATAGGAGCAGTAATTGATGTAGACAAGCGACAACTGCGTACAGCGGCGGTAGAAACACAGATATGGCTGACGCAATACAGAGCAACGGAGGTATATACGGTAGAAGCGGGCACAAAAAGGGTTATACAGGTGCCGGTACAGTTACAAGACGGGGAATTCATAATTAACAAAACGAAAGTAAAACCTAATATGGAAATATCAGAGGGCCTGTATAAGGCAACAGCAGGATTGAGTCTGGTCGAGAAACCATACATTCAGCAGAAGAGGACTTACACCTCGGATTTCCCATATCAGAGAAACCACTAAACGattataatattcaaatagTAGTAAAAAGAGGAACCCCAGCTAGAATAGGGAAGGAAGTCCCCTTTAGAAACAAGATTAGGGTAACATGGACCGAGGATAACTTCGAAGAGGAAACAATAGGGCGCAGGCTTAAAGAGATTCTGAAGCCCAATAGAACGGTGGCAATTTTTATACCAGATGAGCTGGTTATAATTATACAGAATGCTTATTGTAAGTATTTCGCCTACAGCAGAATTTATAAAGCCATAAGATGCACATTTATACTACCAGAAATAGTAGAAAGGGATCAGCAGGAAAAGGCAGTCAAGGAATATCATGAAAGAAATAATCATAGGGGAATAGAGGAAACGTTAATCCACCTCAGAAGAAGCTTATACTTCCCACAGATGAAGCCAATAATAGCACAGACGATTAACAATTGCGACAGATGTCAGAAAATGAAATACGATAGGAAACcccagaaaataaaatatagcaTAACAGAAACCCCGGCCAAACCAATGCAAATAGTGCATATAGACTTATactttgtaaacaaaaaatacgtCTTAACGGTCATCGATAAATTCTCCAGGTATGCGTGGGGATACACAATTCCAGCTAGGGACAGCATAAACGTAGTCACATCATTGAGGGACTTTATGGCGCTTTTCGGGATCCCCAGTAAGATAGTTTGCGATCAAGGAGTGGAATTTTCTTCAAATCTGTTTAAGGATTTTTGTAAGCAATACGAGATAGAATTGCACACAACATCCTTTCAACAGTCCTCGAGTAACGCAACAGTCGAAAGATTACATTCAACGATTACAGAAATTTACAGGATAATAATAGaggagaaaaaggaaaagaggtTACAAGTAAAACACGAAGATATAGTGAAGGAAGCATTTATTACATACAACAACTCAATTCATTCGGCAACAAAGTTTACGCCGCACGAGCTGTTCACTGGAAGAACGCATAATTTTATGAGTAATGTGACATTCAGTAATGAGCACGATTATCTCCAAAAAATTAATGCATTCCAGGAAGAGATATACCCAAGGGTAAAGGAAAGAGTACAGGAACAAAAGggtaaaaagaataaaagcaGCAAACGAAGACAGACAGGACCCAATAAAAGTAAACACCAACGACACAATTtttagaaaagaaaataggCGAGACAAGCTAACACCAAGGTTCACCACACATAAGGTAGCAACCGACAACAATTTAACaataaacacaacaaaaccacAGAAAATCCACAAGGAGAAAATTAGGAAAGTGACCAGGACTAACGATCAATAACAATTTCAGATGGGTTGCAGCGATGGAAACGAAAGGAACGTTTGAAATCAGGGAGTTAAAAGAGGATGAACCTATTGCACAAATCACATTAGGACCAGCCAGGGtaatacaaacatataaaaCCTTCATACACATAGTCCGACTAGATGAATATGTAAAGAGCGTCGACCACTTACAGCAAACACTCAAGACTATACAAGAAGACAGCGAAACAAAAGATTTAGTCAGGGCACTTCAAAACAAATTAGATCTGGTAAAAGGAAGAATGGAAACGATATCTCCCAGGAAGAGAAGTAGGAGGGATTGATTAACGGATTAGGTTCAGTAGTAAAAGCAATCACAGGAAATCTAGACGCAGAAGACGCAGATAAATTAGAACAAGAGATCAGAAGAGTACAGGAAGAGGAGAAAAGGTTAAATGAAGAAATAGGTACACGCCAGAACATGGACAATAGGTTCATTATAATGTTTAGAAATTTAACGCAACATATTAACGAAGAACAGGTTAGGGTGAACTCTTTTATTAGCAGCTATAAAAACGGAATAAGTAAAACATTCGTAGAAGAGGACAAAAGAATTTATAGAATAGAATACATCGACAGAATTTCGATCACGATAGACATGATAGCAATGAACCTCAACGAGGTAACGGAGAGCCTATTATTAGCAAGGGTAGGAATAATCCCCAAATTCATACTAAATAAAGAAGAATCACGTAGAATTACACAGAATTTAGAAGACCAAAGGGTGCAAATACTATCAGAAGAACACATGTACGAATTTTTAGAGCTGAAAGCCATAATGAATGGTACGGACATAATATTTTCACTAAGCCTACCAATTTTTaagaaagaaatgtatttactgAAAAGAATACTACCATTACCTATAAATAAGACAGAATTTGTAATAGCACCTAATTTTGTAGCttataataacaacaaaatgtattattataaGGACAAGTGTCAACAAATAAGGGAACTTTATACATGTAAAAACGACAAAAGCGTAAAGAGAATCAACGAAGGTTGTCTGAGAAATCTGGTGAACGGAGAGGCAACGGAGTGCGAGACAAAAGATATAGGACTTCGCAGGGAAATCTTCGAACCGGAGAAAGGATATATAGCAATTTTCAACGGCGAGAAGGTGAGGATACAAACAGATTGTGGACACGAAGAAATATTCAGCGGATCAGCGATGATAATTTTCAACGATTGCGCAACAGTAGTTAACAACATCCAATACGAGGCAGTAGAGCAGCTAGAGGTGGGACACATGAAGCTCGAGATTCCACAGGTAGCGTTCTTGAAGAAAAACAGGACAACCCAAGAATTGGGGGTCCACGAACTCAGGATGGAGGACATCAAGACTAACTTGGAAATCGGAAGAATGCGAGCCGGAATGACGATACAGACTACAACAACGTATGCAGCTCTCGGAGTACTACTGGTGGGTGCGATATGCACCGTATACCTTTCAAGGAAGACGACCATTTACGCAACAACTACTTCAAACCCCACGTCCACATCACCGCCCACCTTCGTACCAACCATCCCTCCGTTATGGTCGGTAGCTCAGACTGAGGGGAGGAGTTACCACCTCAGCATCTATCCTCACCCTCGCCCCGCCGAAACCACCGCGGCTAGCATAAGTAGGCCCCAACGTCAACAACGTCgatgctgcaacaaagttggACCGGCAGaacttacacaaacaaacatcagaCTCAGCAACCAAACATCCGTTCTAATTGAGGAATGAGGAGTAAGCAGAttctctgccagccaaaagagcaaggccagcaaattgtaatttagttGGAAACCAAGAAACGAAATATAGAATCAGAATTATTTTGAACCTCAACCACTCCGGGTGTTTTCATCTCCACAAAACCCACTTTCCTGCAACAAATCTCCCAAGGAACCTCAACCGatacacttgtatcataaCTCGCGCAATAGAGTAATCTTGGGAATAACCCAAGCCCCGACGGCTTTGTTTTCACAAATGTTTTCATtgacaaaagcaaatattcaGCCAAAGCTACTTCGAAAAAAGCGCGCTGTCTAGCAATCGATATCTTACTGTCATCTTTGATCAGCTGTTCCACCTATCGAGCCAGTTCCAAATCAAGATAGAGTATGTAGAGTATATTAATAACAGCAATGGGCATGACGAAATTGTgctttttaaacatttaactGAGAAAGATTCTCCAGCAAAAGTAATATAAATGTAAGCCACACAACGCTTACACTTTACCCTTCGATTCACGTACTTCATATAGTCCACCCAGCACCCAGTAGCACAGAAAGGGTATACAAGTTTCGATAGAAAAGCGCCCACTTCTGCAcctgtttgttttgtggagCAGCAAGCTTTGTACGTCGCGACGTTTAGAATTTGTCTCTTCGGTTCTCGTTCTCgcaaaacacaattaaaaatgtacatattttcgtAAAATCTATAACAAATACCACACGTCGGGTCTATCAAATTTGGGTGCGCGAATATTTTGTGGGTGCgctttttataataaaaaaaaacaaaaaaaatcgaCAAAGAATAATAACAAATAGCGAGCAGCAGTTTTTCGCagcgcgagtgtgtgtgtgtgggtgacaaaagttgctgctggtggctgatataaacaaaaagtacCACCATTAAACAATTGCGTTCCGGAGCTGAGCTGCTGCATTGTTGATATTGTAAGTTTTATATAATTCGATTCGCTTGTCTTGTGTTCTTTGGCTGcctgcatttatttttctgttgctgcagcgACAATCAGCTGTGAGGTTGCCAGATATCTAATTCATTTACATAAGATAATAGCGCtgcaatggcaaataaaacattGTTTTAGTtgcaatttttgcaaattgattagctttttatttatgttcttGGCGGACGGCACGATTGCGAGCATTTAAAATATCGATGTATCGATTGCTGTAATGCAGCAGTTCGCTTACATGGCATCACTGCGCCGTCGCCACTGCAGCGCGACCAGAGCAGCtgtcttcttgttgttgttggaaaagctcgaaacaacaacaagcaaaacaacTGAAAATGATTGATTTTTCTCGTGCGTGTCGGTCGGAAAAGtaggcgacgacgacgacgacgtcgacgacAACACAAACCGTTTGaactggcaggcagcagtgaaAAATCTTTCAATATCACAGTCGTCTCGCTGGCGAGCGgacgggagcagcagctcggaaaaaaattaaaattggaaGTTTTTCTACAAAATTCTAGTGTAAATAGTTGAAAGTTTTTTAACAAATTAACAGTGCTTTTCCAAATTTTTCCGAAAACGTgagtgtgtccgtgtgtgcaAAATTCGTTGCAGTGTATCGAAAAGTAAGTCGTGGAAGGTGGAATAATATCCTGCGCATAAAAAGCAACGAATTTTCATAACGAAAAAGCCATTGCATCGCATAATAGCTAAAGGGATTTCCCAAAGCAAGGGAattttcgctgctgttgcaaaaaaagagaaaaaaaaagggataatagcagagagaagaaaaacacacatagTAGTTCCATCTACGTCACAGATTCGCGAGTGTTTGCTGGTGTGAGTGAGAGCACCCCCGGAAATGTAACACACACTTACCAGCGCGAAAAGAAAACTTGCACCTGAAAGTTTCGGTCGTCGTCGTGTGCGCCTTCGTGTGTCGTCTGCCTCTCGTTCCGTGCATCGTGTGTCGGTTGCAGCAAcgtaagaaaaaaaaacaatacgaaaaagaacaaaaaggtTAGTTTATTAGTGCGGAATTTTCGCTGCTGTGCGTAGCATTTGCACCTGtcaaaatcatattttaaatTCGGACTTATTTGGCCTACTTTTTCCTCGGACTCGCGCAGCTCCCAACCAGGGTTGCTTCCATCTCTCAGAGATTTCAtagtgcgcgtgtgtgtgtgtgtatgtgtacgtACGTAACCAATTGAAATTGGGGCAACTGGCAAAACGGCAACGAATCAGTtgagcaaagcaaagaccGCAATAAACCCCTAAAAAAATCTACCTAGACCCCAACCCCCTAGTACAAGTTATCTTCCCTTGCCAAGGGTGGGCGCGTGGAAATCTGGATAAAAGCTGCAACTTGGCCCAGTTACTTAAGTCTAATTGCAGACGTGATAATAgaactgcacacacacaaaaagcagcggggaggcaagcagcaaacaaacttCATTTGCTAAGAGTTTTTCAAccaaatttgtttgcactcacacagacacaggcggCAGACGGACAGAATTACTGCATCGCGTAATAAAAGCGCAGCTAGAGATGGGCGATTGTTTGAGTCTTGAGATGCTTGCTGCAAAGCAAACTATAACTAGTACTGTTAAGTACTGCCTATTATCGAGTAGGTTTGTAAAGATTAGTTTTTACCCTTTTACTTTTGGGAGAAACAGATTCCATTTTGTTAATATACGATTGATATCTAGCTTATTGTTTCCAGTGAATAATGACTTTGATCTTTAGATACGATAGATTAATAGTGACATTGACAGGTGTAACATCTGTCATCTCTAGAACAATCTGTTTTTAGTACAATAGGAAACACAAATGTATGATGGGAGTGTTTGTTGTATGTTTCCAATTAAAACGTGACATTGACAGCCCCCATAGTCCCCATCTCTAGATTATCGTGTGCCCTCTTGAAGCTGAGCCAAGCTGTCTGTGCTTTTGGCGGCACAACACACTTGTTTACttttcaagtgtgtgtgtgtgtgcgtactcgcgtttgcttgtgtgtgtgttacggGGGCGTTACTGtcattgttgttattgctgtgcGACGTCGTCGTTTCGTCTTCGGTTTTTTTGGGGCTCTCTTCTCGTTTGTAGGGCAAAATTATGTATTGATTATGCctgtttttcttattttggggtattttgtttttctcagTGGGTGGTTGGGCTGGCGGGCTTGGCAGTAGGGGGTGCGGTGGCACCTTCGGTCAGTTTTTCATGCCTGAGTGAGCCATTTCATTGGCACAACaattttgttgtctctctgcATTTAACTAATTAAACCCCCCCTACTGAACAACCCATCCCACTTCGTTCCATTCCACCCCCCCACCTCTTTCCGAACAATAGACGTTTTCCGGTCGCGCAAACCAGAATGAAGTGCGTGTATACGAACGGAAAGGGGACGGGACGGAACGGGAACGGACCGGACTAGACCAGACCGCAGCTCGGGAAATTGGATATTGTATGCAAAATGGGCAGGGCATGGAGCATATGtctgtaaaaatgtttgtaaatatttgaccGACATCTGGAGCCCCACTACAAGCGCTTGCCCTCGGGGGTGGCTTTTGTAATTGGAAAAGCGATCAATTGTAATCCCCCGCCGACATCGTTGGTCCGGTATTTCTGGTTCACTTGAATTGCGCTACAATTTTAGACCGCTAGCCCCATTATCTGGCCATATCTCTGTACATTTATTAGTCatacaacacaacacaaaaatcgaGAAAAGTTTAGACAAAAAATAACACTTTGCTTATCGATAGTGATTGatggttgttgtggttgccTGCCCCCCTTCCCCGTACTACCGTATCCATTGCACATTTAATGGCTCATTTTATCGTCGCATTTTCGTCGTTCCCGATATAAGGTGGAACGTGAACTGATAGTCAATTTTGCCGTATGGCTGCATAAACAAGGAACCAACAACGCGCTCGTCCGTCACTCGAATAAATTTGCAAGTTCCCCTAATGATGAATCAGATAAAATATAATCTGGGGGTTACCTATAAAGCACACAAGAAAATATGTATTCGGATTGTACACACTTGTATATAAAGTTCCATTAAAAGTGCATATTTTGTTCGTATTCCATTCTATTCTGTACATTTTCAATGTGAGTGGAGGCGCGGCCAGAAAGAAATACCAACGGCCAAACGGTCAGCGGTAAAATACTTATATTAAGGGTTTTAAAAataggaaaataaaaattaatgtcaaacagtttttgcttttgttgtgtggtgtgtggcggTGTGGCGGCTCTCCTCCGcatgctttatttatttttaaacgcAATTACGTTCGGTTGGAGGTGGAGGCTCGAGAGATGCGGCGGTTGACGTGTTGACATTTCGAAGAACCGATTGTACAGAGCACAAAATATGATTAACTTATCTAACATTCCctctttttctccttttctctttctcttttcattTGCCGACATTTGCCGGGCGACTGATTGATGTTTTTTTGGATGGATATACACATATGCTCGACAATTCCAAACCGAATTCCAAcgtgcgctgctctgctccacttTCTATGTAGGCTAAGGCAACAGCTGAAGTGACGCGCAGCCCCCGGGGCAGCTCAAGTGCAGCCGTATAACACCCACATTGGTGCGGGCACCATGGACTCGCTCAAGTTACCAAAGGGTAAGGGAAGCCAGAAAGTGTGACGGATGGCAAATGTCTAACAACAGACCTGGTTTCTCTTCCCCATCTACTTCCACTTCCCCTTCCCTCCTACAGGCAGTAGTGCCAcaagcagtgccagtggcagcaataGCAACCTGTCCGGATCGACATCCGCGTCAGCATCCGCAGCCACATCGCCCACATCCTCGAACACAGCGTGTGGCGGCATGACGacagcatcatcatccaaGTCGCCGCCCGGCctgagcaacagcaacacgcCGATCACAGTGCGCTTCAATGCCAACGATGACTCGCTGGAAGACATCCTGCAGTCCTTCCACCAGAACACGCACAGTCCCAGCGGTGGTGCGAGTGGCGGTGGCGATGCCTCACCCACGCTTCTGGGCATGAAGAACAACGGCATGGGCCTCAATGCCGCCGCCATGACGTGCGATTCCCTCTCCAGCAGCCCCTCGCACCAGCAGATGCAAGCGGCACTCTTTAGCGTGAGTATCAATGCAAATTATTGCAGCAATCGTTTGCGAGGGTGTCGAAAGAAATGTCCAACGTTTAGCAGATTTATGGCCGGTACAAAAAACAGGGTATTTAACCGATCGACCCCCTAAACATTCTTTCATTCTTGTTTACGTTTTCCGTTGCGTTCTCTCATTTGTTATCAAGAAATCCAAAGCCTCAAATTAtgattcatttcgtttcgtttgtcgTACCACCGATTTATCgcaattaaacataaattatacagAACAGAACGCGCCGCCGCGATCTTTCAGTCGTTCATTCGGTTTGCTCGTTCGTCTGTCGGTGCGGCAGGCAGTTGCCAATTAGAATTTGGTTGCCCAAATTAGTAGTACACTTATTCTCTGATttgactctgccactgccactgtaaTGGTTTCACTTTTTGAAGAGCAGAAAATTAAGTTTTTTTactcgcttttgttgttgccagagAGCGGTGCGAGCGGTGGGCGCGCGTGTCTGTGTTTGTCATTCAAATTGTGTCTATTTTTGCGGGAACGGGtccgcataaatatttgaccGCT
Encoded here:
- the LOC117895164 gene encoding uncharacterized protein LOC117895164, with the protein product MSRESSSQRVIPVDTEALVASDENQAQLEMSQPNNASVLEAVRVIELVEIIPKYEGSVEKLDGFISAVEQILGLIKGEERSAVGTIALRAIRSKVIGAADRTLELNEVDLNWDNIKKALLSHFRDKRSEQDLIMELTHIKEKKLELEPLYQKVLELRKALVSLGKAKEPNPLLRREKTKWYEDMTLNAFLSAIKGPIGLTIRNIHVDDISKAYEIACRERNVYTLDGPEQGAKKYLTTENQAKETKEPLAQELDRKETQTPGVHRETPGWPQYQWGVNDQSSFGMPFPMNNGSGWPGFGFVYPMGGNPFRGAPFMQNEQAGYTRGPGRNQQYRNPRWGYDQQNNGRRWGQNNRQEQLAIQSPQDAGRSGQSRMSRMTNNTGQSYNSNNSRQSYAAQQTPSTSTRVSGQPAVGQLHNIQEEDGNFLQAASNKAQDT